One genomic segment of Actinoplanes ianthinogenes includes these proteins:
- a CDS encoding phosphatidylglycerol lysyltransferase domain-containing protein, with protein MSASAWNSRPPLSRAAVARVVQLAGAFDVATAVLLPERHGRIAALAEFVPIAGILSARAATAAAGVLLIYLGAGLRRGKRRAWQLAVAVACAGIVLNILRGLDFDAAVVSAALLGLLIAVRKRFATLPGPHSRWRALTALAAFAGAGFALGLFEIAIRADHLIGTPGVEAWAQQAALGLIGVSGPVRFVRPWAADTVSLTTGTFGLLAALAAVVLFLKPGERRPVRTEGDERRLRELLARYGGDDSLGYFALRADKALIWAPSGKATVAYRVVRGVSLAAGDPIGIASEWPEAISAWLTDCERHGWTPAVLGCGRTGGTAYSRAGLDVIELGDEAVVDVAAFSLDGRPMRSVRQAVNRMRRAGYTCTAVRQRDLPPDELSAVTQAADRFRDGNVERGFSMALSRLGDQADGDCLLVLARDQDGQLRGVLQFVPWGADGLSLDLMRGDRTAPNGLTELMVVTAVEAGPSLGVRRVSLNFAVLRSVFARAEQLGAGPVLRMWHRLLRVVSRVWQIESLYRANAKYLPAWQPRYLCFPTARDLPRIAVAALTAEAFLPAGRTVGGPLPAPETALISR; from the coding sequence ATGTCCGCAAGCGCCTGGAACTCCCGGCCGCCCCTGTCCCGCGCCGCCGTCGCCCGGGTGGTGCAGCTCGCCGGCGCGTTCGACGTCGCGACCGCCGTGCTGCTGCCCGAACGGCACGGCCGGATCGCGGCGCTCGCCGAGTTCGTGCCGATCGCCGGGATACTCTCCGCCCGGGCCGCGACCGCCGCCGCCGGGGTGCTGCTCATCTATCTGGGCGCCGGCCTGCGCCGGGGCAAACGGCGCGCCTGGCAGCTCGCGGTGGCGGTGGCCTGCGCCGGGATCGTGCTGAACATTCTCCGCGGACTGGACTTCGACGCGGCGGTGGTGTCGGCGGCGCTGCTCGGGTTGCTGATCGCCGTACGCAAAAGGTTTGCGACCCTGCCCGGGCCGCACAGCCGGTGGCGCGCGCTGACCGCGCTTGCCGCCTTCGCCGGCGCGGGGTTCGCTCTGGGTCTGTTCGAGATCGCCATCCGGGCCGACCATCTGATCGGTACGCCCGGAGTCGAGGCCTGGGCGCAGCAGGCCGCCCTCGGCCTGATCGGCGTGAGCGGCCCGGTGCGGTTCGTCCGTCCCTGGGCGGCCGACACGGTCAGCCTCACCACCGGCACGTTCGGGCTGCTCGCGGCGCTGGCCGCGGTCGTGCTCTTCCTCAAGCCGGGGGAGCGGCGGCCGGTGCGCACCGAGGGCGACGAGCGGCGGCTGCGCGAGCTGCTGGCCCGATACGGCGGCGACGACTCGCTCGGCTACTTCGCGCTGCGTGCCGACAAGGCGCTGATCTGGGCGCCGTCCGGCAAGGCCACGGTGGCCTACCGGGTGGTCCGCGGCGTCAGCCTGGCGGCCGGCGACCCGATCGGCATCGCGTCGGAGTGGCCGGAAGCGATCAGCGCCTGGCTGACCGACTGCGAACGGCACGGCTGGACACCCGCGGTCCTCGGGTGCGGCCGCACCGGCGGCACCGCCTACTCCCGGGCCGGCCTCGACGTGATCGAACTCGGCGACGAGGCGGTCGTCGACGTCGCCGCGTTCTCCCTGGACGGACGCCCGATGCGTTCGGTGCGCCAGGCGGTCAACCGGATGCGCCGGGCCGGATACACCTGCACCGCCGTGCGCCAGCGGGACCTGCCGCCGGACGAGCTGTCGGCGGTGACCCAGGCCGCCGACCGGTTCCGTGACGGCAATGTCGAGCGCGGCTTCTCGATGGCGCTGTCCCGGCTCGGCGACCAGGCCGACGGCGACTGCCTGCTCGTGCTCGCCCGCGACCAGGACGGTCAGTTGCGCGGCGTGCTCCAGTTCGTGCCGTGGGGCGCCGACGGGCTCTCCCTGGACCTGATGCGCGGCGACCGGACCGCGCCCAACGGCCTGACCGAGCTGATGGTGGTGACCGCGGTCGAGGCCGGCCCGTCCCTCGGGGTCCGCCGGGTGTCGCTGAACTTCGCGGTGCTCCGATCGGTCTTCGCCCGCGCCGAACAGCTGGGTGCCGGCCCGGTGTTGCGGATGTGGCACCGGTTGCTGCGGGTCGTCTCCCGGGTGTGGCAGATCGAATCTCTCTACCGAGCCAATGCGAAATACCTGCCGGCGTGGCAACCTCGTTACTTGTGCTTCCCCACCGCCCGGGACCTGCCCCGGATCGCCGTCGCGGCGCTGACCGCCGAGGCATTCCTGCCGGCCGGCCGGACGGTCGGCGGTCCGCTCCCGGCTCCCGAGACCGCGCTGATCTCCCGTTGA
- a CDS encoding SGNH/GDSL hydrolase family protein, with amino-acid sequence MIVRRTAAALAVALGLTACATQLRAMPGSPIVVTLGDSVPAGTACSCTPFPDLYARMLSPRAQSVNLAQPGFTTADVQDQISHGGIRDSLRAASVVLVMAGANDMAEAIDDGDDYVSAAQRVGAAMSSIVNAVRADHGSPVKILVLGYWNVVKDGDVGLAEYGADGLKAAKQATSYDNDALRQAAGQSGATFLTTSALFTGDPTGLLAADGDHPNAAGHQAIAHMLYGADPEP; translated from the coding sequence TTGATCGTCCGCCGGACGGCGGCCGCGCTCGCGGTCGCGCTCGGCCTGACGGCCTGTGCGACACAGCTGCGGGCGATGCCCGGAAGCCCGATCGTGGTCACGCTGGGCGATTCGGTTCCGGCCGGCACCGCCTGTTCCTGTACGCCGTTCCCCGATCTGTACGCGCGGATGCTCTCGCCCCGCGCCCAGTCGGTCAACCTGGCCCAGCCCGGGTTCACCACGGCGGACGTGCAGGATCAGATCAGTCACGGCGGGATCCGGGACAGCCTGCGCGCGGCGAGCGTGGTGCTGGTGATGGCCGGGGCGAACGACATGGCCGAGGCGATCGACGACGGCGACGACTACGTGTCGGCCGCGCAGCGGGTCGGCGCGGCCATGTCGTCGATCGTGAACGCGGTCCGGGCGGATCACGGGAGCCCGGTCAAGATCCTGGTGCTGGGGTACTGGAACGTGGTGAAGGACGGGGACGTCGGGCTGGCGGAGTACGGCGCCGACGGGCTGAAGGCGGCGAAGCAGGCCACGTCGTACGACAACGACGCGCTGCGGCAGGCGGCCGGGCAGTCCGGTGCGACGTTCCTGACCACGTCCGCGCTGTTCACCGGCGACCCGACCGGCTTACTGGCCGCCGACGGCGACCATCCGAACGCGGCCGGGCACCAGGCCATCGCGCACATGCTCTACGGCGCCGACCCCGAGCCGTGA
- a CDS encoding VOC family protein, translated as MLAAATPIAFLPSLDLDRSRQFFADRLGLTVEEVTPFACVLRVGATTLRVTKVDQLRAQPFTVFGWEVPDISATVAGLTAAGIEFLRYDGVDQDSAGVWTTPGGDHIAWFRDPDGNTLSLTEFARSSHGSGSAP; from the coding sequence ATGCTCGCCGCGGCAACGCCCATCGCCTTCCTGCCCTCTCTCGACCTCGACCGGTCCCGCCAGTTCTTCGCCGACCGGCTCGGGCTGACCGTCGAGGAGGTCACCCCGTTCGCCTGCGTCCTGCGCGTCGGCGCCACGACGCTGCGGGTGACCAAGGTCGATCAGCTCCGTGCCCAGCCGTTCACGGTGTTCGGCTGGGAGGTGCCCGACATCTCCGCGACGGTCGCCGGCCTGACCGCGGCAGGCATCGAGTTCCTCCGGTACGACGGCGTCGACCAGGACTCCGCCGGCGTCTGGACGACACCGGGAGGCGATCACATCGCCTGGTTCCGCGACCCCGACGGCAACACGCTCTCGCTGACCGAGTTCGCGCGAAGCAGTCACGGCTCGGGGTCGGCGCCGTAG
- a CDS encoding sulfotransferase domain-containing protein, with amino-acid sequence MLVWIASFPRSGNTFLRIVLHRLYGVTTSTVYDVDGVAERLGRDLVGSTDRPGSLAEMRAGDEPHFVKTHRQRDADVAEDDPAICLVRDGRDALVSWARQASEDDPATYEDELRSKILRVSTAGTGSWGSNVLSWLRPAAPHRVVLRYEDLIRDPRAALTPIIATVAPSLARRPDATVPSLDELRGHDDRFFRRGRTGSHRDELPGELHRLFWSRPDNRAAMALLGCPEPDDA; translated from the coding sequence ATGTTGGTGTGGATAGCGTCGTTTCCGCGCTCCGGCAACACCTTCCTGCGGATCGTCCTCCACCGGCTCTACGGCGTCACGACCTCGACCGTCTACGACGTCGACGGCGTCGCGGAACGTCTCGGGCGAGACCTGGTCGGCTCCACCGATCGCCCCGGCAGCCTCGCCGAGATGCGGGCCGGCGACGAGCCGCACTTCGTCAAGACCCACCGGCAGCGCGACGCCGACGTCGCCGAGGACGATCCGGCGATCTGCCTGGTGCGGGACGGCCGCGACGCCCTGGTCTCGTGGGCCCGCCAAGCGAGTGAGGACGACCCGGCCACCTACGAGGACGAGCTGCGGTCGAAGATCCTGCGCGTGAGCACGGCCGGGACCGGCAGCTGGGGATCCAACGTCCTGAGCTGGTTGCGGCCCGCGGCACCGCACCGCGTCGTCCTGCGATACGAGGACCTGATCCGTGATCCGCGAGCGGCGCTGACCCCGATCATCGCTACCGTGGCCCCCAGCCTCGCTCGGCGACCGGACGCCACCGTTCCCTCTCTCGACGAGTTGCGCGGGCACGACGACCGATTCTTCCGCCGCGGCCGAACCGGCAGCCACCGGGACGAGCTACCCGGCGAGTTGCATCGCCTGTTCTGGTCACGGCCCGACAACCGGGCGGCGATGGCACTACTCGGCTGTCCCGAGCCGGACGACGCCTAG
- a CDS encoding DUF2238 domain-containing protein: MIEPSAAPRREPAVLLGVGLIALAISAIGAKSLGTWFLEVVAALVGAVILVVTYRRFPLSPLAYRLILAHSLVLMIGGHWTYAEVPAGDWVRDALGLARNPYDRLGHFVQGFVPAIVAREILLRKTPLRPGRWLTALVICVVMAVSATWELFEWLSAVVGGSSADDFLGTQGDVWDTQWDMFMAGVGATTSLLLLSRLHDRQLTRMGVPLTEAAPV, translated from the coding sequence GTGATCGAGCCTTCCGCTGCTCCCCGCCGTGAACCCGCCGTGCTGCTGGGTGTGGGGCTGATCGCTCTGGCGATCTCCGCCATCGGCGCCAAGTCGCTGGGGACCTGGTTCCTGGAGGTGGTCGCGGCCCTCGTCGGCGCGGTGATCCTGGTCGTCACGTATCGGAGATTCCCGCTCAGTCCGCTGGCCTATCGGCTGATCCTGGCGCACTCGCTGGTGCTGATGATCGGTGGGCACTGGACCTACGCCGAGGTGCCGGCCGGGGACTGGGTGCGGGACGCGCTGGGACTGGCCCGGAATCCGTACGATCGGCTCGGTCACTTCGTGCAGGGCTTCGTGCCGGCGATCGTGGCGCGGGAGATCCTGCTGCGCAAGACGCCGTTGCGACCCGGCCGGTGGCTGACCGCGCTGGTGATCTGCGTGGTGATGGCGGTCAGCGCCACGTGGGAGCTGTTCGAGTGGCTGTCCGCCGTCGTCGGGGGCTCCTCGGCCGACGACTTCCTCGGCACCCAGGGCGATGTCTGGGACACCCAGTGGGACATGTTCATGGCCGGCGTCGGCGCCACCACCAGTCTGCTGCTGCTCAGCCGCCTGCACGACCGCCAACTCACCAGGATGGGTGTCCCCCTCACCGAGGCGGCCCCGGTCTGA
- a CDS encoding VOC family protein — protein MLRGFTTVTFFAEDLDAARAWYTTVFRAEPYFVREGAYLEWRAGDYQHEFGVLNARFAPHPHGSQPAGAIIYWAVDDVEGAYRRLLDLGATEHGKPTERGPGYVTASVLDPFGNILGVMANQHYQDVYDRTRAVGRP, from the coding sequence ATGCTTCGCGGATTCACCACCGTCACCTTCTTCGCCGAGGACCTGGACGCGGCCCGCGCCTGGTACACGACCGTTTTCCGGGCCGAGCCGTACTTCGTCCGCGAGGGCGCCTATCTGGAGTGGCGGGCCGGCGACTACCAGCACGAGTTCGGGGTGCTCAACGCCCGGTTCGCCCCGCACCCGCACGGCTCGCAGCCGGCCGGGGCGATCATCTACTGGGCGGTCGACGACGTCGAGGGCGCCTATCGGCGGCTGCTCGACCTGGGCGCCACCGAGCACGGCAAGCCGACCGAGCGCGGCCCCGGTTACGTCACCGCGTCGGTGCTCGACCCGTTCGGCAACATCCTGGGCGTCATGGCCAACCAGCACTACCAGGACGTCTACGACCGCACGCGCGCGGTCGGGCGCCCGTAG
- a CDS encoding helix-turn-helix transcriptional regulator: MRADRLVATLLLMQARGRVTAAELAAELEVSVATARRDLEALSAAGIPVYPQPGRHGGWSLVGGARTDLSGLSAVEARALFLLLGPAVGASEQTRSALRKLVRALPAPFRADAQAAAEATLVDPVGWGERANSRPEIVDRLQDAVVRQRRIRFSYRGEPRTADPWGIVDKDDIWYVVAGTSRGRRTFRVDRIGELEVTAESFERPGGFDLDQAWRGVVDEVERKRAGTWAELLIEERFVGVLRDHFGRNCEQAEVRADGRARVRVGAPTPRDLARTLAGWGAMVEVLEPAEVRAALARIGTELAALYAVTN; encoded by the coding sequence ATGCGTGCGGACCGGCTCGTCGCCACCCTTCTCCTGATGCAGGCACGCGGCCGGGTGACCGCCGCGGAGCTCGCCGCCGAGCTGGAGGTCTCGGTCGCCACCGCCCGCCGCGACCTGGAAGCCCTGTCGGCGGCCGGCATCCCGGTGTATCCGCAGCCCGGCCGGCACGGCGGCTGGTCGCTGGTCGGCGGCGCCCGCACCGACCTGAGCGGGCTGTCGGCGGTCGAGGCCCGAGCACTGTTCCTGCTGCTCGGCCCGGCCGTGGGCGCTTCCGAGCAGACCCGGTCGGCGCTGCGCAAGCTGGTCCGGGCGTTGCCCGCGCCGTTCCGGGCGGACGCGCAGGCCGCGGCCGAGGCCACCCTGGTCGATCCGGTCGGGTGGGGCGAGCGCGCCAACTCCCGCCCGGAGATTGTCGACCGTCTCCAGGACGCGGTGGTGCGCCAGCGCCGGATCCGCTTCAGCTACCGCGGCGAGCCGCGGACCGCCGATCCCTGGGGGATCGTCGACAAGGACGACATCTGGTACGTCGTGGCGGGCACGTCCCGCGGCCGCCGGACGTTCCGGGTGGACCGCATCGGTGAGCTCGAGGTGACCGCGGAGTCGTTCGAGCGGCCGGGCGGCTTCGATCTGGACCAGGCGTGGCGCGGCGTGGTCGACGAGGTCGAGCGCAAACGGGCCGGCACCTGGGCGGAGCTGCTGATCGAGGAGCGTTTCGTCGGGGTGCTGCGCGACCACTTCGGCCGCAACTGCGAGCAGGCCGAGGTGCGTGCCGACGGCCGGGCCCGGGTCCGGGTGGGCGCGCCGACACCCCGCGACCTGGCCCGGACCCTCGCCGGCTGGGGCGCGATGGTCGAGGTCCTGGAGCCGGCGGAGGTGCGCGCCGCGCTCGCTCGGATCGGGACCGAACTCGCGGCGCTGTATGCGGTCACGAACTGA
- a CDS encoding VOC family protein — protein sequence MTATWKIELVPVPVTDVDRAIAFYQRIGFHLDMDRQVRDGLRFVQFTPPGSACSIVIGEGITGKTPGTQEIQVVVADAEAARKQLLDAGVEASDVDAQPWGDFVYFRDPDGNSWSLQAIDRRPNG from the coding sequence ATGACAGCCACATGGAAGATCGAGCTCGTGCCCGTGCCGGTGACCGACGTGGACCGGGCCATCGCGTTCTACCAGCGGATCGGGTTCCACCTCGACATGGACCGTCAGGTACGCGACGGGCTGCGCTTCGTGCAGTTCACGCCGCCGGGCTCGGCGTGCTCCATCGTGATCGGCGAGGGCATCACCGGGAAGACGCCCGGCACCCAGGAGATCCAGGTGGTGGTGGCCGACGCCGAGGCCGCCCGCAAACAGCTGCTCGACGCCGGCGTCGAGGCGAGCGACGTCGACGCCCAGCCGTGGGGCGACTTCGTCTACTTCCGGGACCCGGACGGCAACAGCTGGTCGCTGCAGGCGATCGACCGGCGGCCGAACGGCTGA
- a CDS encoding TIGR03086 family metal-binding protein: protein MSFSELPAERHRQIADGFTARVQGAKHWDAPAPVAGWTARDVVRHLVEWLPALLSSGAGVQLPPGPGVDADPVAAWQHHHTAVQALLDDPATKQRTLNNPHIGSVPLDQAIDSFYTTDVFMHTWDLARATGQDDRLDPDESARLLAGMEPADEMLRASGQYGPRVAVPDDADVQAKLIGFIGRDPYWTPA, encoded by the coding sequence ATGAGCTTCTCCGAACTACCCGCCGAGCGGCACCGCCAGATCGCCGACGGCTTCACCGCCCGGGTGCAGGGCGCCAAGCACTGGGACGCCCCGGCGCCGGTGGCCGGCTGGACCGCCCGCGACGTGGTGCGTCACCTGGTCGAGTGGCTGCCGGCCCTGCTCTCCTCCGGGGCCGGCGTGCAGCTGCCGCCCGGCCCGGGCGTCGACGCAGACCCGGTCGCGGCGTGGCAGCACCACCACACCGCCGTGCAGGCCCTGCTCGACGATCCGGCCACGAAGCAGCGCACGCTGAACAACCCGCACATCGGCAGCGTCCCGCTGGACCAGGCGATCGACAGCTTCTACACCACCGACGTCTTCATGCACACCTGGGACCTGGCCCGCGCCACCGGCCAGGACGACCGCCTCGACCCGGACGAGAGCGCCCGGCTGCTGGCCGGCATGGAGCCGGCCGACGAGATGCTGCGCGCCTCGGGTCAGTACGGTCCTCGGGTCGCGGTCCCGGACGACGCGGACGTGCAGGCGAAACTGATCGGCTTCATCGGCCGCGACCCGTACTGGACGCCGGCCTGA
- a CDS encoding NADP-dependent oxidoreductase produces MRAVVVTALGGPDVLRFLERPDPEPGPGQVLVRVRAACVHPADVAARVGQIPGGPVPPPFLLGWDIAGEVVTTGEHVSGFAPGDTVAGMIPWHLTRGAPGGYAELVAADAGWLVPVPDGLDPVLAATVPLNALTAHRALEIMALPGPATVLVTGASGGVGGFAAQLAVRAGHTVIASATDDDEDWVRGLGVHTVLPRAAAPAVGSVSAVLDAVPMHGLAGAAAAAGGIVVSTRPAPPIDADREVRQETVFVRENALALLDLVEAVADGRLRTRVAATFPLADAAEAHCRFERGGLRGKLVLVA; encoded by the coding sequence ATGCGTGCCGTGGTGGTCACCGCGCTGGGCGGTCCCGACGTTCTCCGGTTCCTGGAGCGGCCCGATCCGGAGCCCGGGCCGGGCCAGGTGCTGGTCCGGGTCCGCGCCGCGTGCGTGCACCCGGCGGACGTCGCGGCCCGCGTCGGGCAGATCCCGGGCGGGCCGGTGCCGCCGCCGTTCCTGCTCGGCTGGGACATCGCCGGCGAGGTGGTCACGACCGGCGAGCACGTCTCCGGCTTCGCTCCCGGCGACACCGTGGCCGGGATGATCCCGTGGCACCTGACCCGGGGCGCGCCCGGCGGTTACGCGGAGCTGGTCGCGGCCGACGCCGGCTGGCTGGTCCCGGTCCCGGACGGTCTCGACCCGGTGCTCGCCGCCACCGTGCCGCTCAACGCGCTGACCGCGCACCGGGCGTTGGAGATCATGGCGCTGCCCGGTCCGGCGACCGTGCTGGTCACCGGCGCGAGCGGCGGCGTCGGCGGGTTCGCGGCCCAGCTCGCCGTGCGGGCCGGGCACACCGTGATCGCCTCGGCCACCGACGACGACGAGGACTGGGTCCGCGGCCTCGGCGTGCACACCGTCCTGCCGCGCGCGGCGGCGCCGGCCGTGGGATCGGTGTCAGCCGTGCTCGACGCCGTACCGATGCATGGTCTCGCCGGCGCGGCTGCCGCCGCCGGCGGCATCGTGGTGAGCACGCGTCCGGCGCCGCCGATCGATGCGGACCGCGAGGTGCGTCAAGAGACAGTTTTCGTACGCGAAAACGCCCTCGCCCTGCTCGACCTGGTCGAAGCGGTCGCCGACGGCCGTCTGCGCACCCGGGTCGCGGCCACGTTCCCGCTGGCCGACGCCGCCGAGGCGCATTGCCGCTTCGAGCGTGGCGGCCTGCGCGGCAAGCTCGTCCTGGTGGCGTAG
- a CDS encoding GGDEF domain-containing protein: MASRRVWLFLGGVLVAVAASVVTYDTTAGNVLYFATYAVLCAVAWRAVARTAPGPRRRLWALVAVAQTLWLTGDVIEIVYYYLSSVPPVGLADAFWLAGYPVLAVALTRMAARRAPGRMRAAVLDGLTLAVAAALASWQFLIQPILGAGYSPAETVVPALYPVADIVLLTAVLFIALSPGDRRAPTRLLLAAVTLYLLIDVGYNVLPEFLDYAIVARIGPLIMLGNALIIAAGLHPDRAELTLPGHQMNVLHPSRVLFLGLAFLTAPTLSVVQSGLHGNAVMALVATALSTAFVLSRFTIAVREQEKAQAQLAFQARHDPLTGLANRAVLTAELDRVTSGPVAVLYLDLDGFKGVNDEFGHEAGDLVLTTVAERLSGAVRGTDLVVRLGGDEFVLLCPGLPEAEAIGLAERVLDEVARPIVFRGVTLDLGASVGIAAYGPDEVAADGDMLRTADHAMYQAKRQGRGRWVLAGSR; the protein is encoded by the coding sequence ATGGCATCACGCAGGGTCTGGCTGTTCCTCGGCGGCGTGCTGGTGGCGGTCGCGGCGTCGGTCGTCACCTACGACACGACGGCCGGCAACGTGCTCTACTTCGCCACGTACGCGGTGCTCTGCGCGGTAGCCTGGCGGGCCGTCGCGCGGACCGCGCCCGGGCCGCGGCGCCGGCTGTGGGCGCTGGTCGCGGTCGCCCAGACCCTGTGGCTGACCGGTGACGTGATCGAGATCGTCTATTACTACCTGTCCAGCGTGCCGCCGGTCGGACTCGCTGACGCGTTCTGGCTGGCCGGCTATCCGGTGCTGGCGGTGGCGCTGACCCGGATGGCGGCGCGGCGGGCGCCCGGGCGGATGCGGGCCGCGGTGCTCGACGGGCTGACCCTGGCCGTCGCGGCGGCGCTGGCCAGCTGGCAGTTCCTGATCCAGCCGATCCTCGGGGCCGGGTACTCGCCGGCCGAGACGGTGGTGCCGGCGCTGTATCCGGTCGCCGACATCGTGTTGCTGACCGCGGTGCTGTTCATCGCGCTGTCGCCCGGGGACCGGCGGGCGCCGACCCGGCTGCTGCTCGCGGCGGTCACGTTGTACCTGCTGATCGACGTCGGCTACAACGTGCTGCCGGAGTTCCTGGACTACGCGATCGTGGCCCGGATCGGGCCGCTGATCATGCTGGGGAACGCGTTGATCATCGCGGCCGGGTTGCACCCGGACCGGGCGGAGCTGACGCTGCCGGGGCACCAGATGAACGTGCTGCACCCGTCGCGGGTGCTCTTCCTCGGGCTGGCGTTCCTGACCGCGCCGACGCTGAGCGTGGTGCAGTCGGGGTTGCACGGCAACGCCGTGATGGCGCTGGTCGCGACGGCGTTGAGCACGGCGTTCGTGCTCAGCAGGTTCACCATCGCGGTGCGGGAGCAGGAGAAGGCTCAGGCGCAGCTGGCGTTCCAGGCTCGGCACGACCCGCTGACCGGGCTGGCCAACCGGGCGGTGCTGACCGCCGAGCTGGACCGGGTGACGTCGGGGCCGGTGGCGGTGCTCTATCTGGACCTGGACGGGTTCAAGGGGGTCAACGACGAGTTCGGGCACGAGGCGGGTGACCTGGTGCTGACCACGGTGGCGGAGCGGCTGTCGGGTGCGGTGCGCGGGACCGACCTGGTGGTGCGGCTCGGCGGGGACGAGTTCGTGCTGTTGTGCCCGGGGCTGCCGGAGGCGGAGGCGATCGGGCTGGCGGAGCGGGTCCTCGATGAGGTGGCGCGGCCGATCGTGTTCCGGGGGGTGACGCTGGACCTGGGGGCGAGCGTGGGGATCGCGGCTTACGGGCCGGACGAGGTGGCCGCCGACGGGGACATGCTGCGGACCGCGGACCACGCGATGTACCAGGCGAAGCGGCAGGGGCGCGGGCGCTGGGTGCTGGCCGGGTCCCGTTGA
- a CDS encoding Crp/Fnr family transcriptional regulator: MRDSYAVLAAGLRRWAPIPDAELVKARAVFRPRSVGAGTVLQRAGEPSRDVSFLVRGLTRLFFPGAAERTKGFRAEGDLVCSYAAVLRDGPSQLCIEAVEPCELLTAGRPAFDRLCQGDPAWQAMLAAMTARLFLDEEQRQRDLLTMDATGRYQAFLEQRPGIAARLTQRQIAAYVGVSPEALSRIRHALRVTGVSLPA, encoded by the coding sequence GTGCGGGATTCCTACGCGGTGCTGGCGGCCGGGCTGCGCCGGTGGGCGCCGATCCCGGACGCCGAGCTGGTCAAGGCGCGGGCGGTGTTCCGGCCCCGGTCGGTCGGCGCCGGCACGGTGCTCCAGCGGGCCGGCGAGCCGTCACGGGACGTGTCGTTCCTGGTGCGCGGGCTGACCCGGCTGTTCTTTCCCGGCGCTGCTGAGCGTACGAAAGGCTTTCGCGCCGAAGGCGATCTGGTCTGCTCCTATGCGGCGGTGTTGCGCGATGGCCCGTCGCAGCTCTGCATCGAGGCCGTCGAGCCGTGCGAGCTGCTGACCGCCGGCCGCCCCGCGTTCGACCGGCTCTGCCAGGGCGACCCGGCCTGGCAGGCGATGCTGGCGGCGATGACCGCGCGGCTGTTCCTGGACGAGGAGCAGCGCCAGCGTGACCTGCTCACGATGGACGCGACCGGGCGCTATCAGGCGTTCCTGGAGCAGCGGCCGGGGATCGCGGCCCGGCTCACCCAGCGGCAGATCGCGGCATATGTCGGGGTGTCGCCGGAGGCGCTGAGCCGCATCCGGCACGCTTTGCGGGTGACCGGCGTCTCGCTCCCGGCTTGA
- a CDS encoding NADP-dependent oxidoreductase yields MTDNEMVAVGVERFGERLRPLRLPVPVAGPGEVLVKVVATAVNPADVGMVAGTYPWDEPVRFPMVPGYDVAGTDVATGRPVLGFTAHKATQTGSYAEYVALPADRVVPLPDDVDPVGAATLPLAGLTAMQLLDAVGDVRTLLVNGPRGAIGSLLTQLAAERGITVALDGDGEVDAAVDVVGGPVARAAFDRVRAGGRYVTVVPEFWVPGGPFAAERGITPRVLAVRYDREQLLGLVERLAAGKLVARVGAVLPLAEADRAHRIVGRAPGAPRVSGKVVLVTAPR; encoded by the coding sequence ATGACGGACAACGAGATGGTCGCGGTCGGGGTCGAGCGGTTCGGTGAGCGGTTGCGGCCCCTGCGGCTGCCGGTCCCGGTGGCCGGGCCGGGCGAGGTGCTGGTCAAGGTGGTGGCCACGGCGGTCAACCCGGCGGACGTCGGCATGGTCGCGGGCACCTACCCGTGGGACGAGCCGGTGCGCTTCCCGATGGTGCCCGGCTACGACGTGGCCGGCACCGACGTGGCGACCGGCCGGCCGGTGCTGGGGTTCACCGCGCACAAGGCGACCCAGACCGGCTCCTACGCGGAGTATGTGGCGCTGCCCGCCGACCGGGTCGTGCCGCTGCCGGACGACGTGGACCCGGTCGGCGCGGCGACGCTTCCGCTGGCCGGGCTGACCGCCATGCAACTGCTCGACGCGGTCGGCGACGTGCGGACGCTGCTGGTCAACGGGCCGCGTGGGGCGATCGGGTCCCTGCTGACGCAGCTCGCCGCGGAGCGCGGGATCACCGTGGCACTCGACGGCGACGGCGAGGTGGACGCGGCCGTCGACGTGGTCGGCGGGCCGGTGGCCCGGGCCGCGTTCGACCGGGTTCGCGCCGGGGGCCGCTACGTGACGGTGGTGCCGGAGTTCTGGGTGCCGGGCGGACCGTTCGCTGCCGAGCGCGGCATCACCCCGCGGGTGCTGGCCGTCCGCTACGACCGGGAGCAGCTGCTGGGCCTGGTGGAGCGGCTGGCCGCCGGCAAGCTGGTCGCCAGGGTCGGCGCGGTGCTGCCGCTGGCGGAGGCGGACCGGGCACATCGGATCGTCGGCCGCGCGCCGGGCGCCCCGCGGGTGTCCGGGAAGGTGGTTCTGGTGACCGCTCCGCGATAA